The Fulvivirga ligni genome window below encodes:
- a CDS encoding sensor histidine kinase, whose product MVRKFERARNIGIHLIFWLAYATLMYNWMSSAWMDYIQSLWLTLRIVSIHAFVFYINVYLLLPKLMEKNRYAQYFLSIVALLFLVYFLREMLSHVIPFDPAERIRQFRKMNPPPDGMNIPRPFDRRPGVNPRVVMDIISVVAVLFVSTTYWLTQQTRKRKQAEVSLKNENLNTELRLLKSQINPHFLFNALNNIYSMSFTNQKNAPDMIMKLSDMLRYVLYESNESRVSLAREVDYIHNFIDFQKLKLEGEPNIIIDINVTNHALLVEPMLFIPFIENSFKHSNLESDSGWIKMLLNSDKQQITFEISNSKPKQTYSKDNTSGIGLENVKKRLQLLYPEKHELIIEDKVDSFTAKLVILV is encoded by the coding sequence ATGGTGAGGAAATTTGAACGAGCGAGAAACATAGGCATACACCTAATATTTTGGTTAGCTTATGCCACATTAATGTATAACTGGATGTCATCTGCCTGGATGGATTACATTCAGAGTTTGTGGCTCACCTTACGCATAGTTAGCATACATGCTTTTGTGTTTTACATTAATGTATATCTGCTACTGCCCAAGCTGATGGAAAAGAACAGGTATGCACAGTATTTTCTTTCCATTGTAGCACTACTGTTTCTGGTATATTTTCTACGCGAAATGCTCAGCCATGTCATCCCCTTTGATCCTGCCGAGCGCATACGTCAGTTTAGAAAAATGAACCCTCCACCAGACGGCATGAATATACCGCGTCCTTTTGACCGAAGACCTGGAGTGAATCCGAGGGTGGTTATGGATATCATTTCTGTGGTGGCTGTTTTATTTGTTAGTACCACCTATTGGCTGACTCAACAGACACGCAAAAGAAAACAGGCAGAGGTAAGTTTGAAAAACGAAAATCTGAACACCGAGCTAAGACTATTGAAATCGCAGATTAATCCACATTTCTTGTTTAATGCTCTGAATAATATTTACAGCATGTCTTTCACTAATCAGAAAAATGCTCCTGACATGATCATGAAGCTTTCAGATATGCTGAGATATGTTTTGTATGAAAGCAATGAGTCTCGCGTGAGCCTTGCCCGTGAAGTGGACTACATTCATAATTTCATTGATTTTCAAAAACTCAAACTAGAGGGAGAGCCTAACATAATCATTGATATTAATGTAACTAATCATGCCCTGCTGGTAGAGCCCATGCTGTTTATTCCTTTCATAGAAAACAGCTTTAAACACAGCAATTTAGAAAGTGACAGCGGATGGATTAAAATGCTATTAAACTCTGATAAACAGCAAATTACATTTGAAATATCGAATAGTAAGCCCAAACAAACCTACTCTAAGGATAACACTTCCGGCATAGGCCTGGAAAATGTAAAGAAGCGGCTTCAATTGCTTTACCCTGAAAAGCACGAGCTGATAATAGAGGACAAAGTAGACTCATTTACCGCTAAACTTGTTATACTGGTATGA